The Fervidobacterium sp. sequence TCAGTATACCAACTGGCAGCAAGCTTTTTCTCTTGGACATAGCTTCAAATGCCCCATCGTTTACGTATATCCTACCTTTAGGTTTGCTAATATACTTCAACCAAGAAAGTCTTTTGGAAAGCCTCCTACCACTTTGAACTACAAACCTCGTCCCAGGATTTTCACCATTCAATACCCTTAGTATATTCCCAAGCTCATTACCGTTTATTATGTAAGTTTTAATACCACTTTCTGCGGCCATCCTTCCAGCAATTATCTTTGAATCTATTCCTCCGCTTCCAAATGATGTCTTTTCAAGTTTCGCAATCTTTACTTGATCAAAACCCACAACATATTCTTTTACAATCTCTCCATTCTCACCAATAACACCATCCACCGACGTTAAAAGTAACAGATAATCTGCTCCCCAGCATATCGAAAACATAGCAGAAAGTATATCATTATCGCCTAATTTTATCTCTTCAACAGCTACTGTATCATTTTCGTTTATTATGGGAATGACCTTAAAATTTTCCAAACCTATTAACGTGTTTCTCAAATTAAGAAATCTTGTCCTATCAGAAAAATCATCTCGAGTTAGAAGAATCTGTGCAACTTTCCTGTTGTAAAAACTGAATGCATTTTCATATATATTCATAAGCTGCACTTGACCAACTGCACAAAGTGCTTGTTTTGAAACCATATCATGTGTATCTATCTTTAAAACTTTACGGCCACTGGCCGCAGCACCGGATGTAACAATCGCCACTCTGTGTTTATTATTAAGGAGTTTGTTTACCGTGGCGACCATTTCAATAATGTACTCCTTTTTTATACCACCTTGCCCTACTAAGAGATTACTACCCACCTTTAAAACAACTTTTGCCACGTTTTTACCCCCTTACATGATAGTCACCAAAAATAATGAATTTTGTAGTTGTTAATTCTCTCAACCCTACCGGTCCTCTTGCGTGTAATTTTTGTGTGCTTATACCTATCTCTGCTCCCATCCCAAATTGTCCACCATCTGTAAACCTGGTCGAGGCATTTACATAGACCGCTGCTGAGTTTACTAAATTTAGAAATTTCATGGCGTTTGAGTAATTTTCTGTTAAGATAGCCTCTGAATGACTTGTGGAATACTTTCTTATATGTTCTATTGCCTCATCAATAGATTCAACAACTTTAACCGAAACAATTAAATCTAAATACTCTGTCTCCCAGTCTTGGTCCGTTGCTGGAATGCAATTTATAACCTGACATGTCTTTTCACAACCTCTGATTTCAACGTTTTTTGTGTCAAACAGATTCTTTAATTCAGGTAAAAATCTTGAAGCTATGTTCTTATGAACTAAAATAGTTTCCACAGCGTTACATGTACCTGGTCTTTGAGTTTTGGCATTGTCGACAACTCTAAGAGATTTTTCAATATCCGCACTTTCATCAACAAATATGTGACATACACCAGCTCCCGTTTCCAGTACTGGAACAGTTGAGTTTTTGACAACATAATCTATCAGTCCTTTCCCACCGCGTGGAACAACTAGATCTATTAATCCGTTCTGTTTAATAATGTAGTCAACAACACTGCGATCTGTTGATTCAACAAGTTCAACAGCATATTCTGGAATAAACGATTCTTTTAACGCCTCTTTTATAACTTTTAATATGAATTTATTAGTGTTCAACGCATCAGAACCACCTTTTAATAGTATGCTATTACCAGATTTGAGTGCAAGAGCAGTAGTTTCAACTGTAACATTTGGTCTTGATTCGTAGATAATAGCTATGACACCTAATGGTACCCGTACCTTATAAATTCTCAAACCATCTTCTCTTGTGTAAGAATCGACAACTTCGCCAACAGGATCTTTTAAACTTGCCACAGTATAACATGCGTTTATCATCTCGTCTATCCTTTTATCATTTAACCTAAGTCTATCGATTAGTGATTCACGAAGGCCTGCTACCTTTGCAACTTCAACATCTTTGGAATTTTCCAAGATTATCTCTTTCCGATATTTCTCGATCTTTTCGGCAATTATTTTCAAAGCTTTGTTCTTTTCTTTTGTGTTTATTGAAGATAAAATTACCGAAGCGTCTCTTAACCTAAGAAGTTTTTGAGCCAATTCATTGTACACGATTTATCCCTCCTTTGAGTTTCTAGTATTAACTTTTTCGCATATTATACCATAAATATGAATAATTTTATAACTTAAGTATGGTATAATATACCAAAAGTCTCATCGAACGTTATCTTCTTTGCAAAGGAGGGGAGAACTATGGAACTACTTTTCTTTTTTGTTCCGTTTGTGGGGCTTTTGGTGGTTTATATTAACTTCTCGGCTATGCT is a genomic window containing:
- the proB gene encoding glutamate 5-kinase; translated protein: MAKVVLKVGSNLLVGQGGIKKEYIIEMVATVNKLLNNKHRVAIVTSGAAASGRKVLKIDTHDMVSKQALCAVGQVQLMNIYENAFSFYNRKVAQILLTRDDFSDRTRFLNLRNTLIGLENFKVIPIINENDTVAVEEIKLGDNDILSAMFSICWGADYLLLLTSVDGVIGENGEIVKEYVVGFDQVKIAKLEKTSFGSGGIDSKIIAGRMAAESGIKTYIINGNELGNILRVLNGENPGTRFVVQSGRRLSKRLSWLKYISKPKGRIYVNDGAFEAMSKRKSLLPVGILKVEGKFDKGDVVSIYFNDKLFAKGIVNYSSDEVEVIKGMKTNEIPEDIFTYEEVIHADNTILEGKL
- a CDS encoding glutamate-5-semialdehyde dehydrogenase; the encoded protein is MYNELAQKLLRLRDASVILSSINTKEKNKALKIIAEKIEKYRKEIILENSKDVEVAKVAGLRESLIDRLRLNDKRIDEMINACYTVASLKDPVGEVVDSYTREDGLRIYKVRVPLGVIAIIYESRPNVTVETTALALKSGNSILLKGGSDALNTNKFILKVIKEALKESFIPEYAVELVESTDRSVVDYIIKQNGLIDLVVPRGGKGLIDYVVKNSTVPVLETGAGVCHIFVDESADIEKSLRVVDNAKTQRPGTCNAVETILVHKNIASRFLPELKNLFDTKNVEIRGCEKTCQVINCIPATDQDWETEYLDLIVSVKVVESIDEAIEHIRKYSTSHSEAILTENYSNAMKFLNLVNSAAVYVNASTRFTDGGQFGMGAEIGISTQKLHARGPVGLRELTTTKFIIFGDYHVRG